From Oxyura jamaicensis isolate SHBP4307 breed ruddy duck chromosome 19, BPBGC_Ojam_1.0, whole genome shotgun sequence, the proteins below share one genomic window:
- the HASPIN gene encoding serine/threonine-protein kinase haspin, whose product MPLQPRLLRTYSRRGGHLRPLPQPARWISPPQDRRRLFSSTSAGSSSACSSALSAASDDPDFSPPGKRRRQPLGERPARARCLRSRRGAATEEKDEKENRPPALSSPSPSPLPPRAARRRRQGPARGARRPLLCSTPQWAPRRSRRPPPAELSSRLEGGSGLQGSLELFSSPRGGQDASLCSGPSTPESLRGDGEEAKASPPRASRVLRASVRGPLFLQQSASGPPANSEPLHSTPYDGARAEEPCDDVEGDSREGNLSSQRGKTKHQPTLVVVLNRQEVPLWLTSMKADKKADAQRSCQKPASPLGPQGMVEYKIKSTKVTSAEGSACRRACISGFSAKRWDRQIRLRPLRLKNKRQQHANNSFFRPQTRAKGRKKGGQEMSVDTRDNDCSFLNNSHAWGRLRASLSFHKKKKVTADECSYSSILCAPFVNSEVTGHQATPSSSMAQYCALSASSMALLAPRNSCSGLEVMLTDAEKVFGECHQERPITFEECIPLDKMKDCKKIGEGVFGEVFQIDSKRGPVALKIIPIEGTERVNGEAQKSFGEILPEIIISKELSLLSEESMNRTVGFISLYSVHCVQGAYPKYLLEAWDKYDKVTGSENDRPDLFGEEQLFMVLEFEFGGSDLENMKGSLSSVASAKSILHQVTASLAVAEQELHFEHRDLHWGNVLVKKTDVKELNYVLNGTMCTIPTRGIHVNIIDYTLSRLEKDGLTVFCDLSTDEELFQGTGDYQFDIYRQMKAENSNSWTDYNPHSNVLWLHYLSDKLLKDMVYKKKESTSAMRKIKQQLVQFHKEVLTFGSASEVLHSSSLFQ is encoded by the exons ATGCCGCTGCAGCCGCGGCTCCTCCGCACGTACTCGCGGCGCGGCGGCCACCTCCGCCCGCTGCCGCAGCCCGCCCGCTGGATTTCGCCGCCTCAGGACCGCAGGCGGCTCTTCAGCTCCACCTCGGCCGGCTCCAGCTCCGCCTGCTCCAGCGCCCTCTCCGCCGCTTCGGACGACCCCGACTTCTCTCCGCCAGGGAAGCGCCGCCGGCAGCCGCTGGGTGAGCGCCCCGCCCGGGCTCGGTGTCTGCGGAGCCGGCGCGGCGCCGCCACCGAGGAGAAGGATGAGAAGGAGAACCGGCCGCCCGCCCTCAGCTCCCCGTCgccctccccgctgcctccccgcgccgcccgccgccgccgccagggGCCGGCCCGCGGGGCTCGGCGGccgctgctctgcagcaccccGCAGTGGGCGCcccgccgcagccgccgcccgccgccggcggagctcagcagcaggctggagggaggctcggggctgcagggcagcctggaGCTCTTCTCGTCGCCCCGAGGGGGGCAGGACGCCTCGCTCTGCAGCGGGCCCAGCACGCCCGAGTCGTTgaggggagatggggaggagGCGAAGGCGTCGC CACCAAGGGCCAGCAGGGTTCTGAGGGCGTCCGTGCGGGGCCCCCTGTTCCTGCAGCAAAGCGCAAGCGGTCCTCCTGCTAACAGCGAGCCCCTGCACTCCACCCCGTATGATGGTGCCAGGGCTGAAGAGCCCTGCGATGATGTAGAAGGAGATTCAAGAGAAGGAAACCTGAGCAGCCAGAGAGGCAAAACCAAGCACCAGCCTACGCTGGTGGTGGTCTTGAACCGTCAGGAAGTGCCGCTGTGGCTGACAAGCATGAAAGCTGACAAAAAGGCAGACGCTCAACGTTCCTGCCAGAAACCAGCGTCGCCTTTGGGCCCTCAAGGAATGGtggaatataaaattaaaagcaccAAGGTCACTTCTGCAGAGGGAAGTGCCTGTAGAAGAGCTTGCATCAGTGGCTTCAGTGCCAAGCGGTGGGATAGGCAAATAAGGCTCCGTCCcctaagactgaaaaataagagaCAGCAGCATGCTAATAACTCTTTTTTCAGACCACAAACGAgagcaaaaggaaggaagaagggtgGTCAGGAGATGTCTGTAGATACAAGAGACAACGATTGTTCATTCCTCAATAACTCCCATGCCTGGGGTAGACTTCGAGCGTCTCTGTCCTtccataagaaaaagaaagttactGCAGACGAGTGTTCCTACAGTAGCATCCTTTGTGCCCCTTTTGTGAATTCCGAGGTTACAGGGCACCAAGCAACCCCATCTTCTAGTATGGCTCAGTACTGTGCTTTGTCTGCTTCTTCCATGGCACTGCTGGCTCCCAGGAATTCCTGTTCAGGCCTGGAGGTAATGCTTACAGACGCAGAGAAGGTGTTTGGGGAATGCCACCAGGAGAGACCTATCACTTTTGAGGAATGCATTCCCTTAGATAAGATGAAAGACTGCAAGAAAATTGGAGAAGGGGTGTTTGGAGAGGTTTTCCAGATTGACAGTAAGAGAGGACCTGTggccttaaaaataattcccattGAGGGGACTGAAAGAGTGAATGGTGAAGCTCAAAAAAGCTTTGGGGAGATTCTACCTGAGATAATAATTTCAAAGGAACTTAGTCTTCTCTCTGAAGAGTCCATGAATAGGACCGTAGGGTTCATTAGCTTGTACTCTGTGCACTGTGTTCAAGGGGCCTATCCTAAGTATCTCTTAGAAGCTTGGGACAAATACGACAAAGTAACAGGATCAGAAAATGATCGGCCAGACCTTTTTGGGGAAGAGCAACTCTTCATGGTGCTGGAGTTTGAATTTGGAGGCAGTGACTTGGAGAACATGAAAGGCAGCTTGAGTTCGGTGGCTTCagcaaaaagcattttgcaCCAGGTAACTGCTTCCCTGGCTGTGGCAGAACAGGAACTGCACTTTGAGCACAGAGACTTACACTGGGGGAACGTGCtggtaaagaaaacagatgtcaAAGAGCTTAATTATGTGTTGAATGGGACGATGTGCACAATCCCCACAAGAGGGATCCATGTCAACATCATAGATTATACCTTGTCTCGGCTGGAGAAAGATGGGTTAACTGTTTTTTGTGACCTTTCCACTGATGAAGAGCTGTTCCAAGGCACAGGAGACTACCAGTTTGATATCTACAggcaaatgaaagcagagaactCCAACAGCTGGACTGACTATAATCCCCACAGCAATGTCCTCTGGTTGCACTATTTGTCAGATAAACTTTTGAAAGATATGgtttacaagaaaaaagaatccaCTTCTgccatgagaaaaataaagcagcagctcGTTCAGTTCCATAAAGAAGTACTGACCTTTGGGTCTGCCAGTGAAGTTCTGCATAGcagcagcctcttccagtga